The Juglans regia cultivar Chandler chromosome 2, Walnut 2.0, whole genome shotgun sequence genome includes a window with the following:
- the LOC108999173 gene encoding uncharacterized protein LOC108999173, which translates to MGNCQAIDAATLVVQHPSGKMDKYYWPVSANEIMKMNPGHYVALLISTTLCPSNNDKEECQVKNNDNNHNSKNQQVRLTRIKLLRPTDTLVLGQVYRLITTQEVMKGLRAKKQAKMKKNYSESAEKPERVVKEKPDSRPDTAAARTSELVKDNHVTTHERQRSRTAASNTSATARPRTWQPSLQSISEAAS; encoded by the exons atggggaatTGTCAAGCCATTGATGCAGCAACATTAGTGGTACAACATCCAAGTGGGAAAATGGACAAATATTATTGGCCTGTGAGTGCTAATGAGATCATGAAGATGAATCCGGGTCACTATGTTGCTCTTCTCATCTCCACCACCTTATGTCCTTCTAATAATGACAAGGAAGAATGCCAGGTTAAGAATAATGACAACAACCACAACAGCAAAAACCAGCAGGTTCGTTTGACTAGGATTAAGCTTCTCCGGCCGACAGACACTCTTGTTCTTGGCCAAGTTTATAGACTCATCACCACTCAAg AGGTCATGAAAGGTTTGCGGGCAAAGAAGCAggcaaagatgaagaaaaactaTTCAGAATCAGCAGAGAAGCCAGAGAGGGTGGTGAAAGAGAAGCCGGATTCACGACCAGACACAGCAGCAGCTAGAACATCTGAACTGGTGAAGGACAACCAT GTGACAACACATGAGAGACAACGATCGAGGACAGCAGCATCAAATACCTCTGCAACAGCCAGGCCAAGAACATGGCAACCATCTTTACAAAGCATCTCAGAGGCTGCAAGTTGA